The following coding sequences lie in one Bacillota bacterium genomic window:
- the ligA gene encoding NAD-dependent DNA ligase LigA, with protein sequence MAREGEEAAGRAGARPEEAAAEAERLRRLIRHHEYLYYVLDAPEISDEAFDALMERLKALEAAHPELVTPDSPTQRVGGARSGEFPPVRHPQPLLSLDDVFSREELLAFGRRVEAALGEPAEYVVEPKIDGLSVAVTYEEGRLTVAATRGDGLVGEDVTPNVRTIRSVPLLLREGAPRRLAVRGEVYMPREAFERLNAEREAAGLPLFANPRNAAAGSLRQLDPAVTAGRTLAAFFYQILDMEGEPPATQAELLERLRDWGFRTPPEWRRARSIEEAADLCEAGVSLRASLPFQIDGMVVKVDRRDQQERLGATSKVPRWAAAWKFPAEEALTVVRAIEVSVGRTGALTPVAVLDPVRLAGTTVTHASLHNEDYVREKDVRLGDHVWVRKAGEIIPEVVRVETALRSGEERPFRMPDR encoded by the coding sequence ATGGCCCGAGAGGGCGAGGAGGCGGCCGGGCGGGCCGGGGCCCGGCCGGAGGAGGCGGCGGCGGAGGCGGAGCGGCTGCGCCGCCTCATCCGGCACCACGAATACCTCTACTACGTGCTGGACGCTCCCGAGATCTCCGACGAGGCCTTCGACGCGCTGATGGAGCGGCTGAAGGCGCTGGAGGCGGCCCACCCCGAGCTGGTCACGCCCGACTCGCCCACGCAGCGGGTGGGCGGCGCGCGCAGCGGGGAGTTTCCGCCGGTCCGCCACCCGCAGCCGCTCCTCAGCCTGGACGACGTCTTCAGCCGCGAGGAGCTGCTGGCCTTCGGTCGGCGGGTGGAGGCGGCGCTGGGCGAGCCGGCGGAGTACGTGGTCGAGCCCAAGATCGACGGCCTCTCCGTGGCCGTCACCTACGAGGAAGGGCGCCTGACCGTGGCGGCCACCCGCGGGGACGGCCTGGTGGGGGAGGATGTGACGCCCAACGTCCGCACCATCCGCTCGGTGCCGCTCCTCTTGCGCGAGGGGGCGCCCCGCCGCCTGGCGGTGCGCGGCGAGGTCTACATGCCGCGCGAGGCCTTCGAGCGGCTGAATGCGGAGCGGGAGGCGGCCGGCCTCCCCCTCTTCGCCAACCCGCGCAACGCCGCCGCCGGCTCGCTCCGCCAGCTGGACCCGGCGGTGACGGCGGGGCGGACGCTGGCCGCCTTCTTCTACCAGATCCTGGACATGGAGGGCGAGCCGCCCGCCACGCAGGCCGAGCTGCTGGAGCGGCTGCGCGACTGGGGCTTCCGCACGCCGCCCGAATGGCGGCGCGCGCGCTCCATCGAGGAGGCGGCCGACCTCTGCGAGGCGGGCGTCTCGCTGCGGGCCTCGCTTCCTTTCCAGATCGACGGCATGGTGGTCAAGGTCGACCGGCGCGACCAGCAGGAGCGGCTGGGCGCCACCTCCAAGGTGCCGCGCTGGGCGGCCGCCTGGAAGTTCCCCGCCGAGGAGGCGCTGACCGTCGTCCGCGCCATCGAAGTGAGCGTCGGCCGGACCGGCGCCCTCACCCCGGTGGCCGTCCTCGACCCCGTCCGCCTGGCCGGCACCACCGTCACCCACGCCAGCCTGCACAACGAGGACTACGTGCGCGAGAAGGACGTCCGCCTCGGCGACCACGTCTGGGTAAGGAAGGCGGGCGAGATCATCCCCGAGGTGGTCCGCGTGGAGACGGCGCTCCGCTCGGGCGAGGAGCGGCCCTTCCGCATGCCCGACCG